A genomic region of Janthinobacterium lividum contains the following coding sequences:
- a CDS encoding carbohydrate ABC transporter permease, translated as MRNVSTRPLGRAAVHAILAGYTIIALFPIVLILINSVKTRAAIFDNPLALPTPSTFSLVGFHKVLANSDFLLYFGNSLFVTLLSLLLIVLFGAMAAWALSEYTFTGNRLLTLYLALGIMIPIRLGTVSILELVVRLDLINTLSALVLVYTAQGLPLAVMILSEFVRQVPRELKDAARCDGVGEFAIFFQVILPLIRPAIATVAVFTMIPAWNDLWFPLILAPSDRTKTVTLGVQQFIGQYVTDWNSVLAALSLAVIPVLVMYVIFSRQLIRGLTSGAVK; from the coding sequence ATGCGCAACGTTTCCACCCGCCCCCTGGGCCGCGCCGCCGTGCATGCGATCCTGGCCGGCTACACCATCATCGCCCTGTTCCCCATCGTCTTGATCCTGATCAACTCGGTCAAGACGCGGGCCGCCATCTTCGACAATCCGCTGGCCCTGCCCACGCCGTCCACCTTTTCGCTCGTGGGCTTTCACAAGGTGCTGGCCAATTCCGACTTCCTGCTGTACTTCGGCAACAGCCTGTTCGTCACTCTGCTGTCGCTGCTGCTGATCGTGCTGTTCGGCGCCATGGCGGCCTGGGCCTTGTCGGAATACACGTTTACGGGCAACCGCCTGCTGACCCTGTACCTGGCGCTGGGCATCATGATCCCCATCCGCCTCGGCACGGTGTCCATCCTGGAACTGGTGGTGCGGCTCGACCTGATCAACACCCTGAGCGCGCTGGTGCTCGTGTACACGGCGCAGGGCTTGCCGCTGGCCGTGATGATTCTGTCCGAATTCGTGCGCCAGGTGCCGCGCGAACTGAAGGATGCGGCGCGCTGCGACGGGGTGGGCGAATTCGCCATCTTCTTCCAGGTGATCCTGCCCCTGATCCGCCCCGCCATCGCCACGGTGGCCGTGTTCACCATGATTCCCGCCTGGAACGACCTGTGGTTCCCGCTGATCCTGGCGCCATCGGACCGCACCAAGACCGTCACCCTGGGCGTGCAGCAATTCATCGGCCAATACGTGACGGACTGGAACTCCGTGCTGGCGGCGCTGTCGCTGGCCGTCATTCCCGTGCTCGTCATGTACGTCATTTTCTCTCGTCAACTGATCCGCGGCCTGACGTCCGGCGCGGTCAAATAA
- a CDS encoding carbohydrate ABC transporter permease has translation MKKAFPWHVLVFLAPALVIYSLFSALPLADTLRLGLYTTDESGQHHFAGLANYATILFDPQWSQSFWNAMWNNCKFFLIHMLLQNPIGLLLATLFSLKGLKGERSYRTLIFLPTLLSVVIIGFIWQLILSPLWGVGQSLMDGVGIGSYFAPWLGQESTALLTIALISVWQYIGIPMMLIYAALLAVPEEIIEAAHAEGASAMRIFWQIKLPLIWPTLGLVTILTFVANFNAFDLVYSVKGALAGPNYATDILGTFFYRTFFGYQAQLGSPTMGAAVATMMFLVILVGVGVYFFFVQRKLTRYEL, from the coding sequence GTGAAAAAAGCTTTCCCATGGCACGTGCTCGTGTTCCTGGCCCCGGCGCTGGTCATTTACTCGCTGTTCAGCGCCCTGCCCCTGGCCGATACCCTGCGTCTCGGCCTGTACACGACCGACGAGAGCGGCCAGCACCATTTTGCCGGCCTGGCCAACTACGCCACCATCCTGTTCGACCCGCAATGGTCGCAAAGTTTCTGGAATGCGATGTGGAACAACTGCAAGTTCTTCCTCATTCACATGCTGCTGCAAAATCCCATCGGCCTGCTGCTGGCCACCCTCTTCAGCCTCAAGGGGTTGAAGGGCGAGCGCAGCTACCGCACCCTGATCTTCCTGCCGACCCTGCTATCCGTCGTCATCATCGGCTTCATCTGGCAGCTGATCCTGTCGCCGCTGTGGGGCGTGGGCCAGTCGCTGATGGATGGCGTCGGCATCGGCAGTTACTTCGCGCCGTGGCTGGGCCAGGAATCGACGGCCCTGCTGACCATCGCCCTCATTTCGGTTTGGCAATATATCGGCATTCCCATGATGCTGATCTATGCGGCCCTGCTGGCCGTGCCCGAGGAAATCATCGAGGCGGCCCACGCGGAAGGGGCCAGCGCCATGCGCATCTTCTGGCAAATCAAGTTGCCGTTGATCTGGCCCACCCTGGGACTGGTGACCATCCTCACCTTTGTCGCCAATTTCAACGCCTTCGACCTCGTGTATTCCGTGAAAGGCGCGCTGGCGGGACCGAACTACGCCACCGACATCCTCGGCACCTTCTTTTACCGCACCTTCTTCGGCTATCAGGCCCAGCTGGGCAGCCCCACCATGGGCGCCGCCGTGGCCACCATGATGTTCCTCGTGATCCTCGTGGGCGTGGGCGTGTATTTCTTTTTCGTGCAGCGCAAGCTGACACGCTACGAACTGTAA
- a CDS encoding ABC transporter substrate-binding protein, with protein sequence MQLHAKGGVAARNTLLALLLASGTAQAGTLTIESWRVDDKTLWETVLIPAFQKKHPGIEIKFSPTAPTEYDSTLNARLSGGTAGDLLACRPFDVSLALYKRGQLEKLDGKAGMDNFPASAKVAWQTDDGKDTFCMPIASVMHGFLYNKKIFRELKLQPPATEEEFFKVLETVKKSGKYAPLALGTADQWEANQVVFTSIGANYWKGEEGRKALIAGKAKFTDPQFVAAWEYEARLGSYLSKGASAQTYGDSQNQFALGKAAIYPSGSWDIAYFKQDPELELGAFNPPVRKAGDKCYISDHTDIGMSVNKKSKNKEDAYKFLAWLGSQEFADIYTNKVTGFFSLSNHLISIKDPLAKQMNGWRASCASTIRLNAQILNRGEPSMENELWNVNAQVLNGKLAPKDAARQIQSGFAKWYKPQQQ encoded by the coding sequence ATGCAACTGCATGCAAAAGGCGGCGTGGCCGCGCGCAACACATTACTGGCCCTGCTGCTGGCCAGCGGCACGGCACAGGCTGGCACGCTCACCATCGAAAGCTGGCGCGTGGATGACAAGACCCTGTGGGAAACGGTACTCATTCCCGCCTTCCAGAAAAAGCACCCTGGCATCGAGATCAAATTCTCGCCCACGGCCCCCACCGAATACGATTCCACCCTGAACGCGCGCCTGAGCGGCGGCACGGCAGGCGACTTGCTGGCCTGCCGCCCGTTCGACGTCTCGCTGGCCCTGTACAAGCGGGGCCAGCTGGAAAAGCTCGACGGCAAGGCCGGCATGGATAACTTCCCCGCCTCGGCCAAGGTGGCGTGGCAGACGGACGATGGCAAGGACACCTTCTGCATGCCGATCGCCTCCGTCATGCATGGTTTCCTGTACAACAAAAAAATCTTCCGCGAACTGAAACTGCAGCCACCCGCCACGGAAGAGGAATTCTTCAAGGTACTGGAAACGGTCAAGAAAAGCGGCAAATATGCGCCCTTGGCGCTGGGCACGGCCGACCAGTGGGAAGCGAACCAGGTGGTCTTCACCAGCATCGGCGCCAATTACTGGAAGGGTGAAGAAGGCCGCAAGGCGCTGATCGCCGGCAAGGCCAAATTTACCGACCCGCAATTCGTCGCCGCCTGGGAATACGAGGCCCGCCTGGGCAGCTACCTGTCCAAGGGGGCCAGCGCGCAAACCTATGGCGACAGCCAAAACCAGTTTGCGCTGGGCAAGGCCGCCATCTACCCGTCCGGCTCCTGGGACATCGCCTACTTCAAGCAAGACCCGGAACTGGAACTGGGCGCCTTCAACCCGCCCGTGCGCAAGGCCGGCGACAAGTGCTATATCTCGGACCACACGGACATCGGCATGAGCGTCAACAAAAAGTCGAAGAACAAGGAAGACGCCTACAAATTCCTCGCCTGGCTCGGTTCGCAGGAATTCGCCGACATCTACACCAACAAGGTGACGGGCTTCTTCTCGCTGTCAAACCATTTGATCTCCATCAAAGATCCGCTGGCCAAGCAGATGAACGGCTGGCGCGCCAGCTGCGCCTCGACCATCCGCCTGAACGCGCAAATCCTCAACCGTGGCGAACCGAGCATGGAAAACGAGCTGTGGAACGTCAACGCCCAGGTCTTGAACGGCAAGCTGGCGCCGAAGGACGCGGCGCGCCAGATCCAGTCCGGCTTTGCCAAGTGGTACAAGCCGCAGCAGCAATAA
- a CDS encoding ABC transporter substrate-binding protein: protein MKTPPRSTADRHAGAARRRGVAALALLAAMFCSVPLRAEPLQVLHWWTSTGERRAADVLVARLAQEGVEWRDAGIAGGAGVGAGKVLKSRVLAGNSPEVMQLIGYTLGEWSDLGLLLQLDSVAASNNWRATMYPTVWGLLQNRGHTMGVPAGIHRINTLFYNRKIFQRLGLAVPRSWSDFERVAGKLRQAGITPLAQSSEAWQVATLFETLVLAESGPAYYRALFVDKKAEAYADPRLRHALQRLRSLKQWMGTPLREQGWPEMARQVGDGEAAMYIMGDWAKGELNAWGRATDEVFGCAAAPDTGDYHLYSIDTLAMFASDYTHQGAQEKLAQVVASLPVQLEYSQVKGSIPALRQADLSRLDSCARASAQAFARGAAFQAPSLVHRMATDETSKDAIIAEVHRYFLDETISAADAQRRIGSMLQALNKKGRDHVTQNPGR from the coding sequence TTGAAGACGCCACCGCGCAGCACCGCCGACCGCCATGCCGGGGCCGCCCGCCGTCGCGGCGTGGCGGCGCTGGCGTTGCTGGCTGCCATGTTCTGCAGCGTGCCCTTGCGGGCCGAGCCGCTGCAAGTGCTGCACTGGTGGACGTCAACCGGCGAACGCCGCGCCGCCGACGTGCTGGTGGCACGCCTGGCGCAGGAAGGCGTCGAATGGCGCGACGCGGGGATTGCGGGCGGCGCCGGGGTCGGCGCGGGCAAGGTCTTGAAGAGCCGCGTGCTGGCCGGCAATTCGCCGGAAGTCATGCAGCTGATCGGCTATACCCTGGGCGAATGGAGCGACCTGGGCTTGCTGCTGCAGCTCGACAGCGTCGCCGCCAGCAACAACTGGCGCGCGACCATGTATCCCACCGTGTGGGGATTGCTGCAAAACCGGGGCCATACGATGGGCGTGCCGGCCGGCATCCACCGCATCAATACCCTGTTTTACAACCGCAAGATCTTCCAGCGCCTGGGCCTGGCCGTGCCGCGCAGCTGGAGCGACTTCGAGCGCGTGGCCGGCAAGCTGCGCCAGGCCGGCATCACGCCGCTGGCGCAAAGCAGCGAAGCATGGCAGGTGGCGACCTTGTTTGAAACGCTGGTGCTGGCCGAATCGGGGCCCGCGTATTACCGCGCCCTGTTTGTCGACAAGAAAGCCGAAGCGTATGCCGACCCGCGCCTGCGCCACGCCTTGCAGCGGCTGAGGTCGCTGAAGCAGTGGATGGGCACGCCGCTGCGCGAACAGGGCTGGCCCGAAATGGCGCGCCAGGTGGGCGATGGCGAGGCGGCCATGTACATCATGGGCGACTGGGCGAAGGGAGAGCTGAACGCCTGGGGCCGCGCCACGGACGAAGTGTTCGGCTGCGCCGCCGCACCGGACACGGGCGACTACCACCTGTACAGCATCGATACGCTGGCCATGTTCGCGTCCGACTACACGCACCAGGGCGCGCAGGAAAAGCTGGCGCAGGTGGTCGCTTCGCTGCCCGTGCAGCTCGAATACAGCCAGGTGAAGGGCTCGATTCCCGCCTTGCGCCAGGCCGACCTGTCGCGTCTGGACAGCTGTGCACGCGCCTCGGCGCAGGCATTCGCGCGCGGCGCCGCGTTCCAGGCGCCCAGCCTCGTGCACCGCATGGCCACCGATGAAACCAGCAAGGACGCCATCATCGCCGAAGTGCACCGCTATTTCCTGGACGAGACGATCAGCGCGGCCGACGCCCAGCGCCGTATCGGCAGCATGTTGCAGGCGCTGAATAAAAAAGGACGAGACCATGTCACGCAAAATCCTGGTCGTTGA
- a CDS encoding response regulator, which produces MSRKILVVDDDQKTRMLLKAYLEKNQYEVGLAHDGATFLAEFHRHVDSLSLVILDVMLPDTDGFALCKVVRARSNVPIIMLTASSDETDRVVGLELGADDYIAKPYSPRELLARIKAIHRRTGIDAAAPPRYYRFVGFTLDTLERTVTDADGEALQLTGLDFQLLRYFVEHPGDILDRSVLCEQTRGRDAGPLDRSLDVQVSRLRLRLKDDGKQPMLIKTVRGAGYVFSADVSSAHA; this is translated from the coding sequence ATGTCACGCAAAATCCTGGTCGTTGACGACGATCAAAAGACCCGCATGCTGTTGAAGGCCTACCTGGAAAAGAACCAGTACGAGGTGGGCCTGGCGCACGATGGCGCCACCTTCCTGGCCGAATTCCACCGCCACGTCGACAGCCTGTCGCTGGTGATCCTCGACGTGATGCTGCCCGACACGGATGGCTTTGCCCTGTGCAAGGTGGTGCGCGCCCGCTCGAACGTGCCCATCATCATGCTGACGGCCAGCTCCGACGAGACGGACCGGGTGGTGGGGCTGGAACTGGGCGCCGACGACTACATCGCCAAGCCCTACAGCCCACGCGAATTGCTGGCGCGCATCAAGGCCATCCACCGCCGCACGGGCATCGACGCGGCCGCGCCGCCCCGCTATTACCGCTTCGTCGGTTTCACCCTCGACACGCTGGAGCGCACGGTGACGGATGCCGATGGCGAAGCGCTGCAGCTGACGGGCCTCGATTTCCAGCTGCTGCGCTACTTTGTCGAGCATCCTGGCGATATCCTCGACCGCAGCGTGCTGTGCGAGCAGACGCGGGGGCGCGACGCGGGGCCGCTCGACCGCTCGCTCGACGTGCAGGTCAGCCGGCTGCGCTTGCGCCTGAAGGACGATGGCAAGCAGCCCATGCTGATCAAGACGGTGCGCGGCGCCGGCTATGTCTTTTCGGCCGACGTGAGCAGCGCGCATGCCTGA
- a CDS encoding ATP-binding protein — protein sequence MPERGARRLLERLLPPSLLGRLSVVMVAGVLATQLVGNLIWATQLRRDSAVEARMASQHLARSAASTIRFFLSLPANYRPILIQQFREMGGTRFFVNVNQGPLAIREIAPHALADTVVATVGAALKNDLPQLAGYRVGFAWPGDLVVADSGAHIGDLPENWVQHILLLKPNPAPVLVIQAELEPGNWLYLAALMPNPYFLQSSNPWTLDRVLLQALSLAAVLLLSILVVRWTTRPLAALSDAAEAFGRGETPPPLPQTGSREFVQTARAFSGMRERIQRYLEDRERLFVSISHDLRTPITRLKLRTELLDDDVQRNEFHDDLDELDMMVKGALQCVKDSDIHENATEVRLDPLLQRMVRGTQLAGHEVHYAETGLSVKAKPLALKRAIGNLLDNALFYGKTAHLSACREGVNVVIRIRDDGPGVAEEAFASLFQPYVRLEHGREQNAHGMGLGLGIARSIIQAHGGELTLANHRDGGLEATIRLPAH from the coding sequence ATGCCTGAGCGGGGCGCGCGCCGGCTGCTCGAGCGCCTGTTGCCGCCGTCGCTGCTGGGGCGCTTGTCCGTGGTGATGGTCGCCGGCGTGCTGGCCACGCAACTGGTGGGCAACCTGATCTGGGCCACGCAGCTGCGCCGCGACTCGGCGGTGGAGGCGCGCATGGCTTCGCAGCACCTGGCCCGCAGCGCCGCCAGCACCATCCGTTTCTTCCTCAGCCTGCCGGCCAACTACCGCCCCATCCTGATCCAGCAATTTCGCGAGATGGGCGGCACGCGCTTCTTTGTCAACGTCAACCAGGGGCCGCTGGCCATCCGCGAAATCGCCCCGCACGCGCTGGCCGATACGGTGGTGGCCACAGTGGGCGCGGCGCTGAAGAACGACTTGCCGCAGCTGGCCGGCTACCGTGTGGGTTTCGCCTGGCCGGGCGACCTGGTGGTGGCCGACAGCGGCGCGCACATCGGCGACTTGCCGGAAAACTGGGTGCAGCACATCTTGCTGCTGAAACCGAATCCCGCGCCCGTCCTCGTGATCCAGGCCGAGCTGGAGCCTGGCAACTGGCTGTACCTGGCGGCACTGATGCCCAACCCGTATTTCTTGCAAAGCAGTAATCCGTGGACATTGGACCGGGTATTGCTGCAAGCGTTGTCGCTGGCGGCCGTGCTGCTGCTGTCGATCCTCGTCGTACGCTGGACAACACGGCCGCTGGCCGCCTTGTCGGACGCGGCCGAAGCGTTTGGCCGTGGCGAGACGCCGCCGCCCCTGCCGCAGACGGGCAGCCGCGAGTTCGTGCAGACGGCGCGCGCCTTCAGCGGCATGCGCGAACGCATCCAGCGCTACCTGGAAGACCGCGAACGGCTGTTCGTCTCGATTTCGCACGACTTGCGCACGCCCATCACGCGCCTGAAATTGCGCACGGAACTGCTCGACGACGATGTGCAGCGCAACGAATTCCACGATGACCTCGATGAGCTGGACATGATGGTCAAGGGCGCGCTGCAATGCGTGAAGGATAGCGATATCCATGAAAACGCCACCGAGGTGCGGCTGGACCCCTTGCTGCAGCGCATGGTGCGCGGGACCCAGCTGGCTGGCCATGAAGTGCATTACGCGGAGACGGGCCTGAGCGTGAAGGCCAAGCCCCTGGCCCTGAAGCGCGCCATCGGTAATCTGCTCGACAATGCCCTGTTTTATGGCAAGACGGCCCACCTGTCGGCGTGCCGCGAAGGCGTCAACGTGGTGATCCGCATCCGCGATGACGGCCCCGGCGTGGCCGAAGAGGCGTTCGCCAGCCTGTTCCAGCCCTATGTGCGCCTGGAACATGGCCGCGAGCAAAACGCGCATGGCATGGGATTGGGGCTCGGTATCGCGCGCAGCATCATCCAGGCCCATGGCGGCGAGCTGACCCTGGCCAACCACCGCGACGGCGGCCTGGAAGCGACCATCCGCCTGCCGGCACACTGA
- a CDS encoding TetR/AcrR family transcriptional regulator, with the protein MTTFLRAMHDAAPATDTPARPRTKPAEVRLDELMTAAERLFLDKGVDATTVSDITSLAGVAKGTFYHYFPSKHEMLAALAERYTQHFLASLEAAIGLCMPNDWEGRLRAWVQANVATYLGTWQLHDIVYTSHRRSIGIDPADNPDKNAILAQLGAILAGGAAAGAWPLPQPRLAALMIYSAVHGVTDDAIAAQLQDSSAFAADVADACLRMLGTPH; encoded by the coding sequence ATGACTACTTTCCTCCGCGCCATGCACGACGCCGCCCCTGCCACGGACACGCCCGCACGCCCCCGCACCAAACCAGCCGAAGTGCGCCTCGATGAATTGATGACCGCCGCCGAGCGCCTGTTCCTCGACAAGGGTGTTGACGCGACCACCGTCAGCGACATCACCAGCCTGGCCGGCGTGGCGAAAGGCACGTTCTATCACTATTTTCCGTCCAAGCACGAGATGCTGGCGGCGCTGGCCGAACGCTATACGCAGCACTTCCTGGCCAGCCTGGAAGCGGCCATCGGCCTGTGCATGCCCAACGACTGGGAAGGCCGGCTGCGCGCATGGGTGCAGGCGAATGTCGCCACTTACCTGGGCACCTGGCAATTGCACGACATCGTCTACACGAGCCACCGGCGCAGCATCGGCATCGACCCTGCGGACAATCCCGACAAGAACGCCATCCTGGCCCAGCTCGGCGCCATCCTGGCGGGCGGCGCGGCGGCGGGCGCATGGCCCCTGCCGCAGCCGCGCCTGGCGGCCCTGATGATTTACTCGGCCGTGCACGGCGTGACGGACGACGCCATCGCCGCGCAGTTACAGGACAGCAGCGCCTTCGCCGCTGACGTGGCCGACGCCTGCCTGCGCATGCTGGGCACGCCGCACTGA
- a CDS encoding MFS transporter, whose translation MQRYRRAALVAAAYLGTFLASLDISIVNVALPTLQTALATDMAGLQWVVNAYALCLSACMLSAGPLGDRHGHKRIWLLGVALFTVGSLLCALAASLPLLLAGRAVQGVAGALLIPGAMPILSHAFPDPRERAHVIGGWSAFSALALILGPLLGGMLLETTGWQSIFLINLPLGLLAMLLGAWGITERHYREQAALDRTGQVLSIVWLGALTYGLIALGEADGPGGMAAWPSLGGALLAFIAFLAVEARAPRPLLPLRLFRDRTFAVINLASLVLGFACYSSLFFFSLYLQQIQGWPAGASGWRMLPQFAAMGIVSLCFGRLSRHVSLRRLMLAGYVLAGLVLLATATLAPRTPYAIVGSLFGLLGLAMGLAVPATGLLAMAAVEGERAAMASAIMNALRQAGMTMGVAVLGSVMSLRAATLLERAGQVAALAAGFQLAMLMAGLACLAVALPLYCLPPK comes from the coding sequence ATGCAACGTTATCGCCGGGCGGCTCTGGTAGCCGCCGCCTACCTTGGAACCTTTCTTGCCTCGCTCGATATCAGCATCGTCAACGTGGCCTTGCCCACCTTGCAAACGGCGCTGGCGACGGATATGGCGGGCTTGCAGTGGGTGGTCAACGCCTACGCGCTGTGCCTGTCGGCCTGCATGCTGTCGGCCGGGCCGCTGGGCGATCGGCATGGGCACAAGCGCATCTGGCTGCTGGGCGTGGCGTTATTTACAGTGGGCTCGCTGCTGTGTGCGCTGGCCGCCAGCCTGCCGCTGCTGCTGGCGGGCCGGGCCGTGCAGGGCGTCGCGGGGGCCTTGCTGATCCCCGGCGCGATGCCGATATTGAGCCACGCGTTTCCCGACCCGCGCGAACGGGCGCACGTGATCGGCGGCTGGTCGGCTTTCAGCGCGCTGGCGCTGATTCTGGGGCCGCTGCTGGGCGGCATGCTGCTGGAGACCACGGGCTGGCAAAGCATCTTCCTGATCAACCTGCCGCTGGGCTTGCTGGCCATGCTGCTGGGGGCCTGGGGCATCACGGAGCGCCATTACCGTGAGCAGGCGGCGCTGGACCGGACGGGGCAGGTACTCAGCATCGTCTGGCTCGGCGCGCTTACCTACGGCTTGATCGCACTGGGCGAGGCGGACGGACCGGGCGGCATGGCTGCCTGGCCATCGCTGGGCGGGGCGCTGCTGGCCTTCATCGCCTTCCTGGCCGTCGAAGCGCGCGCGCCGCGCCCCCTGTTGCCGCTGCGGCTGTTTCGCGACCGGACCTTTGCGGTGATCAACCTTGCCTCGCTGGTGCTGGGTTTTGCCTGCTACAGCAGCCTGTTCTTTTTCTCGCTGTACCTGCAGCAAATCCAGGGCTGGCCGGCGGGCGCCAGCGGCTGGCGCATGTTGCCGCAGTTTGCGGCCATGGGCATCGTTTCCCTGTGCTTCGGCCGCCTCAGCCGCCACGTGTCCCTGCGGCGATTGATGCTGGCGGGCTATGTGCTGGCGGGGCTGGTGCTGCTGGCGACGGCGACCTTGGCGCCGCGGACGCCCTACGCCATCGTCGGCAGCCTGTTCGGCCTGCTGGGCCTGGCCATGGGATTGGCCGTGCCAGCCACGGGCTTGCTGGCGATGGCAGCCGTGGAAGGCGAGCGGGCCGCCATGGCATCGGCCATCATGAATGCCTTGCGCCAGGCGGGGATGACCATGGGCGTGGCCGTGCTGGGCAGCGTGATGAGCTTGCGCGCCGCCACCCTGCTGGAGCGGGCGGGGCAGGTTGCCGCCCTGGCCGCCGGCTTTCAGCTGGCGATGCTGATGGCAGGGCTGGCGTGCCTTGCCGTGGCCTTGCCGCTGTACTGCTTGCCGCCGAAGTAA
- a CDS encoding type II toxin-antitoxin system RelE/ParE family toxin, whose protein sequence is MISPLIFLRLWTNMMYEIRHYLTSSGRDLYTEWLKRQRDNTARVAIVCRVLRMIAGNFGDHKFCHDGVWELRIDVGPGYRVYYAIADGQIILLLCGGASAWRQAHAVERYRIRLCLLVRLEGEGR, encoded by the coding sequence GTGATTTCCCCCTTGATCTTTCTTCGTTTATGGACGAATATGATGTACGAGATACGGCACTACCTGACATCATCGGGCAGGGATTTGTATACGGAATGGCTGAAGCGCCAGCGCGACAATACAGCCAGGGTAGCCATCGTGTGCCGCGTGCTGCGTATGATTGCCGGCAATTTTGGCGACCATAAATTTTGCCACGACGGCGTGTGGGAGTTGCGCATCGATGTGGGACCCGGCTACCGCGTGTATTACGCCATCGCTGACGGCCAGATCATTTTATTATTGTGTGGCGGCGCAAGCGCGTGGAGACAAGCGCACGCAGTCGAAAGATATCGAATACGCCTGTGCCTGCTGGTACGACTGGAAGGAGAGGGAAGGTGA
- a CDS encoding DNA-binding protein, with the protein MSKPPRDRSHDEAMAELYRDDPAFALVLINDILVDGDRGELLAVLRQLTRAFGGVPAVAQAAKLNPTQLYRTLSPDGNPSLSTLTAILDAMGLRLAVEPRQPERPFPAPAA; encoded by the coding sequence ATGAGCAAACCACCAAGAGACCGCTCGCATGACGAGGCGATGGCCGAACTGTACCGCGACGATCCCGCCTTTGCCCTTGTATTGATCAACGATATCCTCGTCGATGGCGACCGCGGCGAACTGCTGGCCGTGCTACGGCAGCTGACGCGCGCCTTTGGCGGCGTGCCCGCCGTGGCGCAGGCGGCCAAGCTCAATCCTACCCAGCTGTACCGCACCTTGTCGCCCGATGGCAATCCCTCCTTGAGCACCTTGACGGCCATCCTCGATGCCATGGGCTTGCGCCTGGCCGTGGAACCCAGGCAGCCCGAGCGTCCATTTCCCGCGCCGGCTGCCTGA
- a CDS encoding Gfo/Idh/MocA family oxidoreductase, with translation MSSPTLKVGIVGLGRLGQRHAINLAQRVPNAEVVAACSPVPAELDWAASTLGITTGYADYDALLAHPGLDAVFLVTPTSLHADQIIAALRAGKHVFCEKPLSLDLADCLKVEAEAARHPQLTVMIGFVRRFDASYHDAQQKIAQGVVGKPYLVRSQTCDQNDPSGAFMRFAPTSGGIFLDCSVHDIDLARWLLGNPVPKRVYASGTNAIHTGLQAFGDVDNGLATVEFSDGSMASFMASRTMAHGHETLTEVFGTGGRLAVGSNPRLNRVEISDAHGVRNECTPDFYARFADAFLIEAQEFTDAALGRRTLSLTLHDATEATRIGLAMTQAMREARPVEF, from the coding sequence ATGTCATCCCCAACATTAAAAGTCGGCATCGTCGGCCTGGGCCGGCTGGGCCAGCGCCACGCCATCAACCTGGCGCAGCGCGTGCCGAATGCCGAAGTCGTGGCCGCCTGCAGCCCCGTACCAGCAGAACTGGACTGGGCAGCCAGCACGCTCGGCATCACCACCGGTTATGCCGACTACGACGCCCTGCTGGCCCACCCGGGCCTGGACGCCGTCTTCCTCGTCACGCCCACCTCGCTGCATGCGGACCAGATCATCGCCGCCCTGCGCGCCGGCAAGCACGTGTTTTGCGAAAAGCCGCTGTCCCTGGACCTGGCCGATTGCCTGAAGGTGGAAGCGGAAGCGGCGCGCCACCCGCAGCTGACCGTCATGATCGGCTTCGTGCGCCGTTTCGATGCCAGCTACCATGACGCGCAGCAAAAGATCGCCCAAGGTGTCGTCGGCAAGCCGTATCTGGTGCGTTCGCAAACCTGCGACCAGAACGACCCCAGCGGCGCCTTCATGCGCTTCGCCCCCACCAGCGGCGGCATCTTCCTCGATTGCAGCGTGCACGATATCGACCTGGCGCGCTGGCTGCTGGGCAATCCCGTGCCCAAACGCGTGTATGCGAGCGGCACCAACGCCATCCACACGGGCTTGCAGGCGTTCGGCGACGTGGACAATGGCCTGGCGACGGTCGAATTTTCCGATGGCAGCATGGCCAGCTTCATGGCCTCGCGCACCATGGCGCACGGCCACGAAACCCTGACGGAAGTGTTTGGCACGGGCGGCCGCCTGGCCGTGGGCAGCAATCCGCGCCTGAATAGGGTGGAAATTTCGGATGCGCATGGCGTACGCAATGAATGCACGCCGGACTTCTATGCCCGCTTCGCCGACGCCTTTTTGATCGAGGCGCAGGAGTTCACGGATGCGGCACTGGGCCGGCGCACCTTGTCGCTGACCTTGCACGACGCGACGGAAGCAACGCGCATCGGCCTGGCCATGACGCAAGCGATGCGCGAGGCACGGCCCGTGGAGTTTTAA